The DNA sequence GACATAGTAGGTAACAACAAGAGTTATCAGAGACTATATAGTACATAGTAGGTAACAACAAGAGTTATCAGAGACTATATAGTACATAGTTGGTAACAACAAGAGTTATCAGAGAGTATATAGTACATAGTAGGTAACAACAAGAGTTATCAGAGACTATATAGTACATAGTTGGTAACAACAAGAGTTATCAGAGACTATATAGTACATAGTAGGTAACAACAAGAGTTATCAGAGAGTATATAGACAACAAGAGTTATCAGAGACTATATAGTACATAGTAGGTAACAACAAGAGTTATCAGAGACTATATAGTACATAGTAGGTAACAACAAGAGTTATCAGACTATATAGTACATAGTAGGTAACAACAAGAGTTATCAGAGACTATATAGTACATAGTAGGTAACAACAAGAGTTATCAGAGACTATATAGTACATAGTAGGTAACAACAAGAGTTATCAGAGACTATATAGTACATAGTAGGTAACAACAAGAGTTATCAGAGAGTATATAGTACATAGTAGGTAACAACAAGAGTTATCAGAGACTATATAGTACATAGTAGGTAACAACAAGAGTTTTCAGAGACTATATAGTACATAGTAGGTAACAACAAGAGTTATCAGAGACTATATAGTACATAGTAGGTAACAACAAGAGTTATCAGAGACTATATAGTACATAGTAGGTAACAACAAGAGTTATCAGAGACTATATAGTACATAGTAGGTAACAACAAGAGTTATcagagtgtcacgccttggtcttagtattttgtgttttctttaattatttgttcaggccagggtgtgacatgggttttttgtgttgtcgtattgggggtttttgtaggcattgggattgtggttgattaggggtgtgtcgagtgtaggcttacCTACTATGTACTATATAGTCTTGGCTAGACTATATAGTACATAGTAGGTAACAACAAGAGTTATCAGAGAGTATATAGACAACAAGAGTAATCAGAGACTTACCAGGCTATAGTACAAGAGGGAACTTTGCctttctctcaaatggcaccttatgggtcctggtcaaaagtaacgcactacatagggaatagggtgtcataaagtagtgcactatatagggaatagggtgtcataaagtagtgcactacatagggaataggttgtcataaagtagtgcactatatagggaatagggtgtcataaagtagtgcactacatatggaatagggtgtcataaagtagtgcactatatagggaatagggtgtcataaagtagtgcactatatagggaatagggtgtcataacgtagtgcactatatagggaatagggtgtcataaagtagtgcactatatagggaatagggtgtcataaagtagtgcactatatagggaatagggtgtcataacgtagtgcactatatagggaatagggtgtcataaagtagtgcactatatagggaatagggtgtcataacgtagtgcactatatagggaatagggtgtcataaagttgtgcactatatagggaatagggtgtcataaagtagtgcactatatagggaatagggtgtcataacgtagtgcactatatagggaatagggtgtcataaagtagtgcactatatagggaatagggtgtcataaagtagtgcactatatagggaatagggtgtcataaagtagtgcactatatagggaatagggtgcaatctGCGACGTGCACTTTCTCTTTTCAACAGATAATTGGAGCCAAATGGAAAGATGAATGGAAAATCCACAAAATTGAATTACTATTGTAAAGAATTCTCCTTAGAACAATGAAGAATAACAGGGATAAGAAACAGAATCTTCTATTATTTACAGCTCAGTCTCTCTAGTCATCTATCAAGCTATTCCTGGGTTGAATTACAGGAATTATTGAAGTTCAGACAGTTCCTGTGGCCATTGAGGCTTTCCTATGCTTTTATAGAAGTTCTGTAATATGTTGATTGTATGGCAAATCTTTCATATCAGGTATTGTAATCTTACAGTCTATTCGAATGAGACACAGGCATGAGGAATAACATCTTGTTCTATGTTAAAAGTACAGTACACTAAATCAGCCTCCATCTGCTACTGCAGCGTACTGTGAGAAATCTGTCCCTTCTGTTAGGTGAAACCTGTTGATCAATAGGAGAATGATGATTTATATGTGTCTACCCAATGCagacatttgtgtgtgtgcgtgtgtgtgcatgggtgggtgtgttgtttgtgtttgtgtgtgtgttttagccaCTACCTCCACCACCATGCTCCACCCCACTCCCAACCACCCACCTCTCCCACACACTGGCCGCCGGTCTGGTGCACATGAGACCCTCAGACACACTTAATGAGATTATGGTAATATCATTTATCAGCACTGACCTGGGGCCTGTGCCAGGTTCCTTCCACATCCTGAGTCAAaggcagggaggagggagcaaacacacacacttgcacaaatatacatgcacacacacacacacacacacacacacacacacacacacacacacacacacacacacacacacacacacacacacacacacacacacacacacacacacacacagtgagctcaATATGGGTTGACTGCTTCCAGTAGACTGGCCTGGCCTAGCCTGGACCCTTGGCACAGGGGGATTTCCTCATAGGGCGGCACAAGATGGATGTTAAGAGGGCAAAGACACACTGGCACTTCCTGAGCCTAtttccccaatggcaccctactacatatgtagtgcactacttttgaccaggtcctacagggaatagggtgccatttgggatgcagaatgGGTCTAAGGCTGTGTCAGAACACTAGCTGTCTGCCTGCCTTATCGTAAAATACTGAACAACAGTGAATGTGACTGTGACAAGATCTGGTATATGAATTGTATATATAGCGAAGTTATCATtagtcattgtgtatttatttattgtgttaTCATTTATCTCTCTGCATTGTTAgcaagggcccataagtaagcatttcactgttagtgtaCACCccttgtttatgaagcatgtgactgTAGTTATACAATGAggggacaaaacattaggaacacctgctctttccatgacatagactgaccaggtgaaagctatgatcccttattgatgtcacttcttaaatccaattcaatcagtgtagatgtcGGGGAgctgacaggttaaagaaggagtttcaagccttgagacatggattgtgtatgagtaccattcagagggtaaagggggaagacaaaagatgtaagtgtctttgaacagggtatggtagtaggtaccaggtgcaccagtttgtgtcaagaactgcaatgctgctgagtttttcatgctcaacagtttcccgtgtgtatcaagaatggttcaccacctaaaggacatccagccaacttgacacaactgtgggaagtgttggagtcaacatgggccagcatccctgtggaacactttcaacacctagagtccatgccccaacgaattgaggttgttctgagggcaaaatgggttggaatattaggaaggtgttttgtAGCATCAGTGTTTGTCATCCACTCCCACCATAATACTAATCACATGGTAGACTTGAGGTAAGTCTAGTTTGTCATCCACTCCCACAATAATACTAATCACATGGTAGACTTGAGGTAAGTCTAGTTTGTCATCCACTCCCGCCATAATACTAATCACATGGTAGACTTGAGGTAAGTCTAGTTTGTCATCCACTCCCACAATAATACTAATCACATGGTAGACTTGAGGTAAGTCTAGTTTGTCATCCACTCCCACCATAATACTAATCACATGGTAGACTTGAGGTAAGTCTAGTTTGTCATCCACTCCCACCATAATACTAATCACATGGTAGACTTGAGGTAAGTCTAGTTTGTCATCCACTCCCACCATAATACTAATCACATGGTAGACTTGAGGTAAGTCTAGTTTGTCATCCACTCCCACCATAATACTAATCACATGGTAGACTTGAGGTAAGTCTAGTTTGTCATCCACTCCCACCATAATACTAATCACATGGTAGACTTGAGGTAAGTCTAGTTTGTCATCCACTCCCACCATAATACTAATCACATGGTAGACTTGAGGTAAGTCTAGTTTGTCATCCACTCCCACCATAATACTAATCACCAGATGCAGCAAGTTTTCAACTTAAGGGTATTGTTCCCTTGGCAACGCACCTCATGACTGGCCAGCCAGTGCTGgcttctggttgtgtgtgtgtgcgtgcgtgcgtgcgtgcgtgcgtgtgtgtgtgtgtgtgtgtgtgtgtgtgtgtgtgtgtgtgtgtgtgtgtgtgtgtgtgtgtgtgtgtgtgtgtgtgtgtgcgtgcgtgcgtgtgtgcgtgcgtgtgtgtgtgcatgcgtgcgtgtgtgtgtgtgtgtgtgtgtgtgctgcggggtTGAACTAAGGACCATTTGATCACTGTGATTTAGATAGAGTTTCATCTAGGGGCTGTGTGTTGGTTTTAGCCAGTCTTTTATGGAGTAGCTGGCCATTGAAAAGTAAcctagatgggggggggggggtcaattgaAACTGTCCCTTGTGTTCAGTCCAAATGGGGGAAGATGGCTTGATAGGAAAAGAGAAAATGCCGAGAATTAGGAAGCTAACATTTGAGCTTGAAACATCGACTGTAGTGTACTAGACAGAGATTAAAAAGAATACTTGCTGTTAAAGAAATGAATAACGATGAGACAATATGGGGAATTGTGAAATAGATGTTGAAGATGTTGTCATCAAAAaaagtttgtattcagtgttttgACCCCCAAGGATGTTTCAGAATGAGAGCTTCTAAGTTCCTGTTGTTTTTCATTTCATCCATTGTGCAGTGTAATGAATATGCAACACACACTACTCCAAAACAAAAGCAGAATATCAATAGTATTTTCCTCTTTCATGTTCAGCACTTCCATTAAAGACATGcaaacacatgtgcacacacacaaacatacacccaGCCACCCCCCAATCTGTACTGTCTGTCTTGTTTAGTCTCATGTCACTTTGTTTTTCAGATTTTATTGTCATTCAGTCTCCAAGGGTGATTGGCCAGATTTGGATCCTTTCTTTCCCTCTTCCTTGTTGTCCTCAGAAATACCACCCATTGGGTTCGGAAGGGTCAGGCGTCCCTGTAGAATATTAATGGGCTCGTTCTGGGTAAACTGCCcatggagaggcagagagatgccTGCCTGgacaatgaagagagagagagaaaaatgtgctCTTGTTTCCGATCCTCATCAGGAACATTCATCAGCCCAATCCTGCTTTTCAGGGGTAGCACTGGAACCGCATCCATACTGTACATATTGACAAACTGGACTAAGCTGCTGCTGTAGacatgcatgtctctctctctctctctcacacacacacacacacacacacactgacacacacacacacacacacacacacacacacacacacacacacacacacacacacacacacacacacacacacacacacacacacacacacacacacacacacacacacacacacacactaccatggcCGAGCTAATCTGCTGTCAATGCCACCCTAAACCAAGGTCTGGTGGCTGTGACATGTGGAAGGAAAGACCATTTGCCATGGTGACAAAATGCTTGAGGGAAGCTCATCATAGGTTAATGCAAATCAATGAATGTATTTATTATTCTCAGGATAATTCCTGTAACAGTATGTTTGAGGGGATTCTTCCAATCTATTTTCAACATTCTATTATCTCTACTGTCACAGTAAAGCACAGtcacaactgctgatgtaaaaagggcttcataaatgtAATTGATTGAGATTGATTGATCCCCAATGTTTCTATTTCCTTCATTACAACTATTGTTGTCCTCCTTTGCCCCTAAACCTCCTGTGAATGTGGGTGTATGGAGAAGTTTCCCTTAGAcgctgatcttggatcagttttGCATCATCCCAACTAAGGGTTAATGTAAGGCTTGGgcaaggggaagctgatcctagatctgtaccttggCGGAAACTTCACCCTGGATCGTGAATATATTTCCTTGTATTACGTATTCATTGCACTTCCTTGTGGACGGCTGTTGTGAAGCTGATGGGTCATGTCCCTTACTCTGTTTGTCTACTACTGGGTGAGGCTCCAATGTGGCCATGGCAGTGCCCCTTCAATGAGTCACAGCCATGCTAGCAGCAAGAAGGGAAGGCCTCGCAGTCTGATGTCATTTCCTGCTTGGGTCTTGGCTATTAGGCTGTTACAGCACATGACACACTAATCTGATGAAATCCAGTGAAAGTGGTCCATGGTCACTGCCCTAGTTTTATTTTAGGGTGAGCAGCACCCTCTGTTGCAGCCCACAGCattgtaatgaccagggactctGTTACAGCCCACAGTATTGTAATGAACAGGGACTCTGTTACAGCCCACAGTattgtaatgaccagggactctGTTACAGCCCACAGCattgtaatgaccagggactctGTTACAGCCCACAGTATTGTAATGACCCGGGACTCTGTTACAGCCCACAGTattgtaatgaccagggactctGTTACAGCCCACAGTattgtaatgaccagggactctGTTATAGCCCACAGTATTGTAATGATCAGGGACTCTGTTACAGCCCACAGTATTGTAATGATCAGGGACTCTGTTACAGCCCACAGTATTGTAATGATCAGGGACTCTGTACAGCCCACAGTATTGTAATGATCAGGGACTCTGTTACAGCCCACAGTattgtaatgaccagggactctGTTATAGCCCACAGTATTGTAATGATCAGGGACTCTGTTACAGCCCACAGTATTGTAATGATCAGGGACTCTGTTACAGCCCACAGTATTGTAATGATCAGGGACTCTGTACAGCCCACAGTattgtaatgaccagggactgtGGATATTTCTGTGCACATTTCTGCATGAGTGTGTGCGAtcctgtttcacacacacacatgcatgccgcacgcacacacacacacacacacacatggtaggAGTGTGTGTTGATGATTTTCTCAGATGTCTTGAACATTAGTCCTCTCTCACTTATTCTTGCCTTCTCTCTGTGCTGTTTTTGAGAAAAGGTGTGAGGTCCAGAGAAAGGCTGCTGTTGGGAAATGACAGGACTGGAAGAAGAGGAAAAGCCAAACCCTGTATGACACCATATAAGTAGAAGAATCACTGTTCCATCTGTGTTCAATGACAATAGTACAGACTACATTCAATTCACTAATTACTGTTTCTCTGTATAATCTCTCCACCTCTGTTTCTCTTCTATCTGTGTCTATCcccatctcccactctctctccctctctctctctcccccctctcttccttctcactcccttctttctctctctctctcaccactcttccATTCTCTCCCTGGTTTTCCTCCTTTCCAGTGGACCATCCTCAGCTGCTCTCTCCTAACCTCTGCCCCCTGCCCCCTCAGCCCTCCTGCCCTCCTCAGCCCCATTCCCCCCTACCCCGCTGCCCTGCTCCTGGTCTGGGCCACTGCAGAGAGGCAGtgatggatgtgcctcaggggaTCTCTGGGGGTCTTGGCACGAGGGGGTCTGGGTCTTACACAGTCTGCTGCCTCCTGCTGTggggaagagggaaagaggggaagcTGTCAACCTCCCTGTTAACCAAAAACACTTCTACATAACCAGGCTGGTggtcaagcagaccaccatcccCAACTCAGACACTACTGTTTACTACATTACCACACTGCAGACACCAGACATGGGCTGGGATTCTACACCTTTAAAGGTCAAGTTCAGTGTggtctgtatagcactttgtaacatcggctgatgtaaaaagggctttataaatatgtttgattgattgattgattggtttgtTTGAGCCGGACATGGTGAGATGGGTATCTTGTACAACACTGTTTAATTCCCCTGTTTTTGTCTGATGTCATTGGTgtattatattttacatttgggCACTTCTCTATTCTAACCTTCGATGCACAGTTAAAGTTCCCTATACAGGACCAGTATAGTATTCATTCATCGCACACTAAGGTGGTGCATATTACTGGTTCCAGGACAGCTTGCAAGGCACGATAACAATAAAAGAGTTGGCTACAACACACAATGAGACCCGGCTTTGGGCAATCAGCCAGGGAGTCCACAGATCTCAGTATACATTATAGAGTATTATGAAATAGGGGGTGAGTGCTATAAGTCCAGTCTGTACAGCCAGtcagtgaggtagtgaggtagtggtGGGTTGGTGGTAGAGATCCAGTCCACTTGACGTGAGGACAGAGATGTCACCCGAGACCCTACCTCTAACTTTCAACATGAAAGCAACATTCTCTCAACATGAAGTTCCCCAACCTAGCCACTGATTGTGTTTACATTGTCATTGATTTATAGAGGGTGGCGCAATCCCATTATGTTATGGCTGGTAATGAATAAACAGAATTGAATGTGCAGTTTGTTTCTCTAAGCAGTGGGGTATACATGGTGGGGGAAGGGGTGTGGACATACATCATCCCAATAGGCTGTAGTACTGATGGCCCGGTGACCTCATGGTATGGGAAGCCTGCAGGACAGGATGAAAGGAAGCTAGTAGCCCCCTGGCTCACCAACCAAGGAGTACGAACATAAAGAGTGGAGCAagctgacaatgtaaacatattcAGGAACTCTAGGGACAATGGAAGTTTGCTTTGAAAATCAtttgtggtaacactttatttggatggtccatctgtagatgctcatACTATCAAaccatctgttgataagcaactgcttgctaaggttatggttagggaaaTGTTTCAAataagggtcagggttaggtttatggttaaggtaagggttaaggtcagtgttatggttaaggttaggtttatggttaaggtaagggttaaggtcagtgttatggttaaggttaggattatggtaagggttaaagttaaTAGTTTGTTAAAATCTTTTGGACATTCCTTCATCAGGATATTTTACATGACAAATGAATGTCAAATGTTGGCCTTAAGTTACACACGCAGGCCTTTTCTGATTCTACAGTGGTATTATCTATGTAGGTGACAGGTTATAGCATAGGAACTGGCTAGTCTATTTACATGGATTCAATGTTGTACAATGgtaatattgttttgtgttttgtttctaTTTTAGATAGTTTCTTTATTTTATAAGTTAAGATGACTTCTCCATCTTACTGTTCTCTCAGCGTGGGTCGACTTCCCTTACAAAGCATTGCATTATGGGTATAAAGGAACCCCACTGCTCCTAAGTTGACATGATAGAGACTTCCAGAAATGTAGTGGATAAAACTGTTCACCCCCCTGCTAGGGTGCATGTACATACTGAATCTAGAATAACATTCTCTGAATATCTGAAACAGAACCATAGAGTTTATTTTCAATATGTTTTCTTTTATTGCAAACAATATAATACAAAAGATAAGCTTCTTTTAAGACAATGGCGTGTTTTACCTAGGAAAACAAGAATTCAGTTGAATTACAAAGATGCCAACATGAGAACTAAGATATGGAATAAAGAATAAAGAACACAACTTTTTTCAAAAACCAAAAAGTATTCTGGTGATTCTATAGAAAGACTGCAGCCACAGCTCCAATAACCATGATATCCATATCTGTCAGAATGAATAAAACAACGCACAGCTTTTTCTTTTTTCCATATTTCAGATCAAGTCTGATCACAATCACAATTCATCTGTACACAACTAGATCATCAAAATAACTATTTCAACTGAAAACCTTTACAAATTATAAATAAACAAAGATGCTTAGAACAATTTGTACCACATCGAAACAGCTAACCCATCTGCAGAAGAGTTCATATTTTCTCATCTCAATTAGTCGCTGCTGAATTAAAAAGGAATAAAATGCAAAATAGTTATTACTTTTCAAATAAAATTAATTGCTAATGAATAAATTAGATGTTAAGACTGGAAGGAATAAGAGGCCAGAAGAACGACAACTGGAAGGGAGACTGCTGGGGGTCAAAGGCCACTTCCTGTATCTCTCCACAGACAGGAAGTGAGAACTCAGCTGTGGTTTCTAGGCTACACTGCTGCGCTAGCATCGCTAATGTAAAGAGTCTCTCTACTGCGCTTCAACAGGCACCAACGGCATGAAGGCAATACAAAGCATTTCTCAGTCACATCTACCAACACAGTCAGTAAGGCCCCTGGTGTAACTATATGGCACTTTCTAATGCTATTAGCATTCCCAACACAATAACTTGCGCTGATGTGTTAATTGCTAAGGCAGCAACAAGAAAATAGCGATAATTTGTCTAATTCACTGATGACATGGTCACATAATAAGTCACGACCATAAACCATTTAAACACCAACTTTGCTCAGTTCTTATAAGATCTCGTAAACAATTACAGTAAGATATGTACATGAGAATCAAAGCACAATGTATTAAAAGAGGACAGGCAGTGAGTAGGGGGACTATTTTCTTTTGACTTCCTGTTCCTGTACAAAAATACATGAGCGAGAAGTAAGGCCGCGGAGGACGTTGTTCACCTAAAGCATCTCTTCCTCATTAAACGTATAAATCCCCCGAAAGATATAGTACCAAAAGACAGTTCAGAACACATACACAGTACATACTCAAATATTTATAACAAATATATCCTCACGGAGGATTCCTCTTTTCAAAACGGAGTTTCTTTTAACATTATACCTATAAAAATATAATCCCAACTCCGAGCGTTAAAAAAGGCACTGTCGTGAGCCGTTGTTCCCAAGATAATAAATGTTCATTACTTTCAAAATGTTCTTGAATGTTTTTATATTGGCGGTGGAGGGTGTGCTGGCGTAGAGGCCTGTGGGCCCCCGAGGATTCTGGGAGATAAGAGTCTCTGGTAGGAGATGGGTTCTTATGGGACAGTCTGTGCTAAGGGCTGACCTCTAACTTCTGGACTCTCAGGGCCTGGAGAGCTGTGTGTAGACAGGCTGCTGCTCCCAGTGCTGTGGACTGTGGGTCTGGGTGGGCACCGAGGGCACTCCGGTGGGGTCGGCGATGGGGGTATACATGGGCCTCTGGCTGGGGCTCATATAGCTGCTGAAGGAATAAAGCCCTGAGCCTTGGGCACCTGCATGGCTATAATAAGAGTTGGCGCCGCCCTGGTGATCAGAATAGTCATACTGGGCGCGGGTAATGGAGGGGTAGGATGAGGCGCTGTAGTGCTGCAGGTTGAATGAACCATAGGTGACATGCTGGGGAGGGGAGCCCTGCTGCTCACTGTAGTGACTGGGGCTCAACTGCTCCGTCTTGATCTGAGTGGTTCTCCCCTGGCTCTGGCCTTGCTCTCCCCCagtacctccacctccactcAGGATGGAGATggggtgctgctgctgctgcttggaCATCCAGCCATGGCCTCCAGCACCCACCTGGCCAATGGAGCTAGAGCTGATGCCGCGGTAGCTGCCCGTGTAGCTCGTCTGGGCGCCGTTGATGCCGGGCATGCCGGGGTGCCCGTGGGGCGGTAAGTACTGGTCGAACTCATGGACATCGAAGGCCTCGATGTTGGAGATGACGTCGCTGCTCAGCTCGCCGATATCCACGTCTCGGAAGTCGATGTTGAGCTGGCGGCCCGTGCCCTCTTGCAGGGGTCGGCCCTCACGCTTCAGGTCGGCCTTGCCCACAGCCAGGTCTGTTTTGGGGGTGGTCGGTGGTGTAGGTGGGCCCTGGGACTGGCCTGCTGGTCGGAAAACAAAGAGTTAATCTCACTGCACACCATCATGATATTATTGACACAAATGATGCAACCAGGGAGCTAATAAAGATATGCTTGGAAATTAAGAAATTGCAGATAAGATTTCGGAGTTTCCCGCCATGAAGGGAATGGTGCCATTATCTAATGTACTTTAAAGAGGAAGAGATAAGTGGGCAGAGTAAAGACAGGTGGTAGATTTGCATGATGGCTTGTAAAAAGCACAAATCATTGACAGGTGTGTTAGTTCATGAGAGCCCTAAAGGCACTGATATTCCCGTTCTGAATAGGATAGTAGAGGCATTTACAATATAAAGACATAGAACTATTTTATTTCACAGGCATAATAGTGATTCCCATTCTACTTTAACATGATTATATTATAACATGATTATATCGACCAAAAGCAAGTTTGAGTAAACCTGGTATTATCTAGAACGACAATTTAATGAATTGTTCGAATGAATATTTCTTACCTGAATGTTCACTGGGAGAATGCACTTCTCCCATGCTGGACGCGGGCGAGTCGGCTTGCTGGAGAGCTTTAAATATGTCACCGGAAGAGATGTGGGTTTGTTCGCCGTCCTCTGGCTCGCTCTGCCCGTTCTTCACGGATTTTCTCCTTCTGGGCTGGTACTTGTAGTCGGGGTGATCTTTCTTGTGCTGCACCCTCAAGCGTTCAGCCTCCTCTACGAACGGGCGCTTCTCGCCTTCGTTGAGTAATCTGGAACAAGTATCGTATTATATTACACGTTTTCGAAGTGTTGAAACAAGTACTgtaattattaatattattattaagaTGTTATTATTATAGCCCAATATTTGAAAACTACAAATTCGAATCGAATTTATGCCCATAGTTTACACTATTGAATTGTAGCTATACACCAGACATCTTTCCAAATAACTGATTCACACTGCTATAAATTCAAGCTTTATCTAATAAGCTATTTGTGAATAGCACAATATTAGTTGATCAAATTAAAAATATCCTCAACGGCGGGGAAAAGTGATGATAAGGAGTTGTAACCTACCTCCAGAGTTTTCCCAGGGTTTTGCTGAGTTCTGCATTGTGAAGATGTGGGTACTGGTCCGCCAGTTTCCTCCGGGCGGCTTGAGCCCACACCATGAACGCGTTCATGGGTCTCTTGACATGGGGCTTGTTTTTGCTGGAGCCGTTCAGTCGGACGGGCATGGGCACCAAGGTCCAGTCGTAACCCTTCAGCACCTGAGACACCGCATCTCTGATACATACAGGGAACTTGTCTTGGTCAGCCTTCTTGAACTCGCCGAGCACGCCGTCTGGACCCAGTAAGAGATGATTATCAGACGGCCTGGTATTCTCGGTGTCGGAACCGGAGCCAGACGGGCACGGCGAGCCGACCGAATCCTCAGACATGCTGGGGCTTGGAGCGTCAGAGAAACACTTCTCCTGTTCGTCTGTCATCTTCAGGAAGGGGTCGAGTAGATTCATGCGAAAAAAATGACCGCTGAGCTAATGCAATGAATTGCTCTTGGAGGGAAAAATTCCTTCCTATCAAGACTTTAGAATCCAACTGCTGCTGTGCCCACGGGCTGCAATGAATGTCACTGAGTTCGGTGCGCAAATTGGTTGTCCAAGATGCACTCCTGCAAACTGTCAGAATGTTAATGTGAAGTCCTTTCAAAAGTCGCCTATTCAAAGCACGTTTTCTTGCGACCCGATGGAATAGGCACGCTGCAAACGCACTCTAATGTATACTTCTCTTGGAAATAAAACTATTTCTGACATAAAGTCGCAATTTAATGTTCGCGTCAAACTTCAAAGATCATTGAGAGAATTATGAATACACTTTCAGTGTGAAGC is a window from the Oncorhynchus kisutch isolate 150728-3 unplaced genomic scaffold, Okis_V2 Okis06b-Okis10b_hom, whole genome shotgun sequence genome containing:
- the LOC109898744 gene encoding transcription factor Sox-9-B-like isoform X2 yields the protein MNLLDPFLKMTDEQEKCFSDAPSPSMSEDSVGSPCPSGSGSDTENTRPSDNHLLLGPDGVLGEFKKADQDKFPVCIRDAVSQVLKGYDWTLVPMPVRLNGSSKNKPHVKRPMNAFMVWAQAARRKLADQYPHLHNAELSKTLGKLWRLLNEGEKRPFVEEAERLRVQHKKDHPDYKYQPRRRKSVKNGQSEPEDGEQTHISSGDIFKALQQADSPASSMGEVHSPSEHSGQSQGPPTPPTTPKTDLAVGKADLKREGRPLQEGTGRQLNIDFRDVDIGELSSDVISNIEAFDVHEFDQYLPPHGHPGMPGINGAQTSYTGSYRGISSSSIGQVGAGGHGWMSKQQQQHPISILSGGGGTGGEQGQSQGRTTQIKTEQLSPSHYSEQQGSPPQHVTYGSFNLQHYSASSYPSITRAQYDYSDHQGGANSYYSHAGAQGSGLYSFSSYMSPSQRPMYTPIADPTGVPSVPTQTHSPQHWEQQPVYTQLSRP
- the LOC109898744 gene encoding transcription factor Sox-9-B-like isoform X1, with product MNLLDPFLKMTDEQEKCFSDAPSPSMSEDSVGSPCPSGSGSDTENTRPSDNHLLLGPDGVLGEFKKADQDKFPVCIRDAVSQVLKGYDWTLVPMPVRLNGSSKNKPHVKRPMNAFMVWAQAARRKLADQYPHLHNAELSKTLGKLWRLLNEGEKRPFVEEAERLRVQHKKDHPDYKYQPRRRKSVKNGQSEPEDGEQTHISSGDIFKALQQADSPASSMGEVHSPSEHSAGQSQGPPTPPTTPKTDLAVGKADLKREGRPLQEGTGRQLNIDFRDVDIGELSSDVISNIEAFDVHEFDQYLPPHGHPGMPGINGAQTSYTGSYRGISSSSIGQVGAGGHGWMSKQQQQHPISILSGGGGTGGEQGQSQGRTTQIKTEQLSPSHYSEQQGSPPQHVTYGSFNLQHYSASSYPSITRAQYDYSDHQGGANSYYSHAGAQGSGLYSFSSYMSPSQRPMYTPIADPTGVPSVPTQTHSPQHWEQQPVYTQLSRP